In the Nocardia asteroides genome, AACTACGACCGACTCGGCGCCACCGAGACCATCCAGGCCATCCGCGATCTCGACGAGCCCGGCGACATCCGCGCCGTCGTCGCCTACGAGGAAGCACACCGCAACCGGCACGGCGTGGTCTCCGCCGCCCAGACCCGGCTCGCGGCCATCGCCGAGGACGCCTCCGGCCTCGACTGACCAAGGAGAACGAACCATGCGCTGCCCCGGGGAGATTCGATCATGAGTGCCGAGAACCGCCCGCTCGGCGGCTACCTCGCGACCATGATCGCGTACGGCATCCTGGTGCTCGGCACCACCCTGCTCGGCAGCGCGACCGGGCGGCGGCTGCCCCGCGGCATGAGCACGCGGGAGTTGCTCGGCACCGCGCTCGCCGCCCACAAGGTCTCGCGGCTGGTGACCAAGGGCGCGGTCACCGCCCCCGTCCGGGCCCCGTTCACCCGCCCGACCGGCGAGGACGCCGGCCCGGGCGAGGTGAGCGAGGCCCCGAAGGCGCGGACCGGGCTCCGGCACAGCGTGGGCGAGCTGCTCAGCTGCCCCTTCTGCCTCGACGTCTGGGTGATCACCGGCTTCACCATCGGCCACGTCTTCGCCCCGCATGCCACCCGCCTCGTCACCGACGCCGTCGCCGCCCTCGCGGGCGCGGACTTCCTGCACCTGGCCTACGCCACCGCGCAGCAGATCGCCGAGGGCGAGATTCCGCTCGCCGCCTGACAGCTGCCCCATTTTCGCCCGTGCCCAGCCATGTCCGGAAGTACTCCTCGACGCAGAGGAGAATGGCATTGACGCTGGAGGAAAGCGTTGTTACCGTACTGAGCACCGCACGGTAGGTGTCGGTTCAGCGCGCACTTCAGGGGCACTCCATGACCAGTACTCTCGATGCCACAACCGATCCGGCGCTCGACGGAGCCCGGCTATGGCTGGCAGCCCTCGACGAGGCCTTCGCGTCCCGTGACCGGAGCCGATTCGAGGGGCTGTTCCTCGAGGAGAGCTTCTATCGCGATCTGGGAGCGCTCACCTGGAACTTCCGGCAGGCCGCCGGTCGCGACAACCTGATCGACCTGATCCTCGGCAGTATCGACGGCGTCAACCCGCGCGACTTCCGCGTCGACGAGAACAAGCCGACCGTGCCCGCGCTCACGCAGGAGGAAGGCGGGCCGCGGGTCATCGAGGTCTTCCTCGCCTTCGACGTCGACGCCGGGACCGCCGACGGCCTCGCCTACCTCGTCGAGGACGCCACCGCGCCCGCGGGCTGGCGCGCCGTCAACCTGCTCACCCGCATCGAGGGGCTGCGCGATCACGCGCCGCACTGGCCGCGCCGCGACCGCTTCGACGACACCCACCCCGATGTCCGCTGGTCCGAGCACCGCGACCGCGAGTCGAGCTTCACCGACTCCGACCCGGACGTGCTGCTGGTCGGCGGCGGCCAGTTCGGCGTGATGATGGCGGCGCACCTGAACCGGCTCGGCGTGCCGAACGTGGTGATCGACAAGCACGAGCGGGTCGGCGACACGTGGCGCAAGCGCTACGAGTCGCTGCTGCTGCACCAGCCGCACGGCATGCTCTACTTCCCGTTCCTGAAGTTCCCCGACAGCTACCCCGAGTACATCCCGAAGGACAAGTTCGCGAACTGGTTCGAGGCGTACGTCGAGGCGCTCGACATCAACTTCTGGACGTCGTCGGAGTTCGAGGGCGGCACCTACGACGAGACATCCGGCCGCTGGACCGTCCGGATCGCGCAGGCCGACGGCTCGGTGCGGGAGCTGCGCCCGAAGCATGTCGTGCTGACCACCGGCGGCAGCCAGAAGCCGCGCATCCCCGACATCGCCGGGCTGCCCGACTTCGCCGGCGAGGTCGTGCACTCCAGCAAGTTCGTGGACGGCAAGCACTACGCGGGCAAGAACGTCCTGGTCGTCGGCACCGGGACGAGCGGCCACGACATCGCGCTCGACATCCACAAGCAGGGCGGCATATCCACGATCCTGCAGCGTTCGCCCGCGATCGTGCTCGACATCGAGACCGCGAACCTCTCCTACGCGCCCTACAACCCGCGCGACATCCCGGTCGAGCTGATCGACATCCGGTTCATGTCGGGCATGGTGTACCCGCAGCTCAAGCAGAACTTCATCGCGCAGACCAAGATCGGTGACGACATCGATAAGGAGCTGCACGACCGCCTGCGCGCGGCGGGCATGAAGATCGGCTCCGGCCCCGAGGACACCGGCTTCTTCTACAGCTACTTCCTCACCGGCGGCGGCTACTACCTGGACGTCGGCGCGTCGCAGCGAATCATCGACGGCGATATCGGGATCGTGCAGACCGACGACGTCGAGACCTTCACCGCGACCGGCGTCCGGCTGAAGAACGGCGAGGAGCTTCCCCTCGACGCCGTGATCCTGGCGACCGGCTACGAGCCCATCGAGACCGCGATCGAGGAGTGGTTCGGCGCCGAGGTGCGCGAGAAGGTCGGCAAGGTCTGGGGCTTCGGCACCGACGGCGAGATCAACAATGTCTGGAAGCCGACCCCGCAGGACGGGCTGTGGATCATGCTCGGCGCGGTCGCGCAGGCCCGGTGGTACACCCCGACCACCTCGCTGCTGATCAAGGCGTACATCGAGAACCTCGTCCCGCGGGAGTTCCTGGCCGAGGGGCACCCGTCGCGGACGCCGAAGGAGCAGATCGTCGAGATCTGACGCCGTGACCATGCGCGGACCCGGGCCCATCGGCCCGGGTCCGCGCTGATCTGCGTGTCGGGGTCCCGCGCGCGCCCGGTTCGTGGCATACCTGAGGGATGGCCCACTACCGCAGCCTCGGCGACGTGCCGCCGAAGCGGCACACCCAGCACCGGGATGCGAGCGGCGCGCTCTACGCCGAGGAGCTGATGGGCGAGGAGGGGTTCGCCGGGGACTCCTCGCTGCTCTACCACCGCGGCAGCCCGTCGGCCATCACCGCGGCCGAGGTGTGGGAGCCGCCCGAGCAGGCGACCGTGCCCAACCACCCGCTCAAACCGCGGCACCTCCGGCTGCACGAGCTGTTTCCCGACCCCGCCGATATCGACGTCGTCACCGGAAGGCGGCTGCTGCTCGGCAATGCCGACGTGCGGATCTCCTACGTGGTCGCGCGCCGGGAGTCCCCGCTGTACCGGGATGCCGCCGGTGACGAGGTGGTCTTCATCGAGTCCGGCGCGGCCAGGGTGGAGACGGTCTTCGGCGCGCTCCCGGCCCGGCGTGGCGACTACGTCCTGCTGCCCGCCTCCACCACGCACCGCTGGATCCCCCTCGGCGCGGAGCCGCTGCGGGCCTACGTGATCGAGTCGAGCGGCCATATCGCGCCGCCGCACCGCTACCTCTCCCGGTCCGGGCAATTCCTGGAGCACGCGCCCTACTGCGAGCGGGATCTGCACGGACCCGCCGAGGTGCTGCTGGCTGACGGCAGCGAGGTCGAGGTGCTGGTGAAGCACCGCACCGCGCGCGGCATCGCCGGCACCCGCATGGTCTATGCCCGGCACCCGTTCGACGTCGTGGGGTGGGACGGTTGCCTGTACCCGCTGACCTTCGACATCGCGGACTTCGAGCCGATCACCGGGCGGGTGCACCAGCCGCCGCCGGTGCACCAGGTCTTCGCGGGCAGCGGTTTCGTGATCTGCAATTTCGTGCCGCGCAAGGTCGATTACCACCCGCTGGCGATCCCGGTCCCGTACTCGCACCCGGAAATGTCCGTGGGCCGCAGCAGACACACCGAGACGGCGTGTTCATAGAACGAAACAATACCGCCTGCAACACCATTCGACCACACGAGCAGCGATCGGTGCGGGGCACCGATGGACCTGGCGACCGTACGGTTGCAGCGGACGCCGCCGGAGGTGGACTTCGTTGCCGATGGGAAGCGAATACTGCTGCGCGAGGCACACTGGGCGGACGCATTTCCCGCGCCGTCGGCGAGCTAGGTTCTGTCTCCCAATCTGCTTGAATCGCTCCGGGTGGGCCTGGTGGTGGTGCAGCATGTTCTGCTGTGACGGGGCTGGTGGTCGATCGGTATCAGGTGCTGACGGACAAGCAGTGGGAGTTGCTGTTGCCGAGTTCCGAGGGCCAGTGGGGCGCAACTTCGCCAACAACCGGCTGGTGGTGGAAGGGATGTTGTATCGGTTGCGGACGAGTTCACCGTGGCGGGATCTACCGCCGGTGTTCGGGCCGTGGCAGACGGTGTGGAAACGGTATCGCCGCGGACGGGACGTGGGATCGGGTGCTGACCGCACTGCTGGCGCTGGCCGATTCGACCGGGAATCTGAATTGG is a window encoding:
- a CDS encoding DUF1360 domain-containing protein, which codes for MSAENRPLGGYLATMIAYGILVLGTTLLGSATGRRLPRGMSTRELLGTALAAHKVSRLVTKGAVTAPVRAPFTRPTGEDAGPGEVSEAPKARTGLRHSVGELLSCPFCLDVWVITGFTIGHVFAPHATRLVTDAVAALAGADFLHLAYATAQQIAEGEIPLAA
- a CDS encoding flavin-containing monooxygenase, with translation MTSTLDATTDPALDGARLWLAALDEAFASRDRSRFEGLFLEESFYRDLGALTWNFRQAAGRDNLIDLILGSIDGVNPRDFRVDENKPTVPALTQEEGGPRVIEVFLAFDVDAGTADGLAYLVEDATAPAGWRAVNLLTRIEGLRDHAPHWPRRDRFDDTHPDVRWSEHRDRESSFTDSDPDVLLVGGGQFGVMMAAHLNRLGVPNVVIDKHERVGDTWRKRYESLLLHQPHGMLYFPFLKFPDSYPEYIPKDKFANWFEAYVEALDINFWTSSEFEGGTYDETSGRWTVRIAQADGSVRELRPKHVVLTTGGSQKPRIPDIAGLPDFAGEVVHSSKFVDGKHYAGKNVLVVGTGTSGHDIALDIHKQGGISTILQRSPAIVLDIETANLSYAPYNPRDIPVELIDIRFMSGMVYPQLKQNFIAQTKIGDDIDKELHDRLRAAGMKIGSGPEDTGFFYSYFLTGGGYYLDVGASQRIIDGDIGIVQTDDVETFTATGVRLKNGEELPLDAVILATGYEPIETAIEEWFGAEVREKVGKVWGFGTDGEINNVWKPTPQDGLWIMLGAVAQARWYTPTTSLLIKAYIENLVPREFLAEGHPSRTPKEQIVEI